TCCAGAGCTTAGTCGTAATAAACAGTTCCTCTCTCGGTACGCCGCTCCGTTTGATTGCTCTGCCAACCGCTTCTTCGTTTAGATAAGCGGCAGCGGTATCAATCAAACGATAGCCTGCCATGAGCGCGTCATAAACACACTGTTCGCATTCCTTTGCGTCGTTGATCTGATAAACGCCAAAGCCCAAAATAGGCATCGCGACACCATTGTTCAAAATTACGTTTTGCATTAAAAATCCTCCTTTGATTTTACAAGCTGCATAGCTTGATGCTCATTACCCACTTTACTCAGAATTTCCGCCTTCCCTCGGACTGGCAGACAGCGCCAATACTTTTTGCCCATAAAATTAATTTTCCGATCTCTTTAGTTCTTTTTCTTTTTCAACTACTACCTGTTCATATACTGCAATTTTATAATTCAGGCGTTCCAGTGTTTTCTGCATATCTTCCATTCTTGCAATTAACAGCTTACGCTGCTCGATTAAGAGTTCTTTTCTGGCCTCAATGGTCGCATCACCCTGTTGAAACAGCTCGACATACTCAATCAATACTTCAATTGGAAGACCTGCATTCCGCATACATATGATAAACTCGACCCACTTACAGTCTTCTTCAGTATAATCCCTGATTCCGCTTTTATTGCGGTTCACACGTGGAATTAGTCCGATGCGTTCATAATAGCGGAGTGTATCCTGTGAAATACCAAATTTTTCACTTACTTCTGCAATCGTCATGTGATTTCACCTCCTGACAACCGATATCATAACACCTGGAGTTAGCTCCAAGTCAAGAGTTATTAAATAAGTAGCTGTGCCCTGCACATTGTTTAATTGCCAAAAAATTTAACTGCCTGTTTCATTTTTGAATTTTTTTTGCATATTTATTTCTCCATTAACAATGTTATCAAAATCTTTTTGATCATCATCTCCATCACTGCCGGTACAGGCATAGCTGTTGAGCATGGAAGTGCCGAAAGCCCTCCGAAATTCGCTCCATATCCCACACTGGTTGGCACGGCAA
The sequence above is drawn from the Thermincola ferriacetica genome and encodes:
- a CDS encoding MerR family transcriptional regulator, which translates into the protein MTIAEVSEKFGISQDTLRYYERIGLIPRVNRNKSGIRDYTEEDCKWVEFIICMRNAGLPIEVLIEYVELFQQGDATIEARKELLIEQRKLLIARMEDMQKTLERLNYKIAVYEQVVVEKEKELKRSEN